In the genome of Streptomyces fagopyri, the window CGCAGGGCCTGGCAGATCTGCTCCGGGCTCCAACGCCGGTCCAGGTGCTGCTGGATGAACTCCTTCAGCTCCGGATCGCGCCGTATCTTCCCTTCCTTGGAGCGGGCGCGGCGTACGGACGCCCGACGCTGGGCCTGGAAGGGGTGGTACTTGCCGGTGCGCGGGTCGCGGTTGCGGCGCACCTCCCGGCTGATCGTGGCTGGGTCCCGGCCAAGTTCCCGGGCGATGGCGCGCAAGGAATTCTTGGCCTGCAACAGGTCGGCGATGACGATCCGCTCGTCCTCCGACAAGAACCGCTCGGAGACCGTGTCGGACTCCCGTACGTCGGTGATCGGCAGGTAGACACGCACGTTGCCGGCCCGGTCGACGATCTTCCTTCCGTACCTCCAACGGTTCCCAGTCTTGCGGTTGATTCCCACCTCTCGGCACGCGGCCGAGTTGCTCATCCCCTGCGCCATGAGGCGAAGGTATTGATCACGCTTGTCCGCCAACGGCGCAGGTCCGGGCTTCTTCGGCTTTCGACGCGGCTTGGTCATCGCAACAACCCCGAAGGTCAGGTGTTGCAACGACCTCTAGAACCCAAGCTCCTACCAGGGGCCACTACTCACTCCTGAAGCCTCCAAGGCACGGGCCGAGCAGGCCAACGTCGGCTGACAATGACGATCCCTGCTCGACGGCCATCCCGTGGGGTGCTCCGGGCGAGTAATGGGATGTCGGTCCAGCTGTTGATCCGTCATGATCGCGCCATGAGTACTCCATACGAGTTCCGCGTGGCCGATAACTGGGCTGGCGGCTTCTACGAGCTGGCGATCGAGGTGGGGCCGCGGAGCGATGCCCGGCTGCAGCGCGTCCTGACCGCGGTGTGGTCCGCAGCGGACGTTCAGGGGTGCTTCGGTGACCGGTCCCGTGAGCCTCAGGATCAAGAGTCCGTTGAGTGCACGGTGGAGTCTCTGATGAGGTTCGGGCACTTGCAAGGGCAGGTTCGCTTGCCGACGGGCCAGCTCGTGGTCTGTGGTTGCGTGGCAATTCTGGAAGACGGAGCCGACACCATCGACTGGTTGGACTTCTATATTCCTCTCGGCGCCCTCGACCGCACCGGCATCGTCTACCACGAGAGCGGCCAACAGTTCTTCAGGTCCCAGGTTCTTGACGACTGGCTGGCTGCCGTGGGAACCGAGGCATTCCGCACCGCTGACTTCCACGCGGGCTACATCGGCTGGGAGACCTCCGGCTGCACCGACGCCGCCACCTTGAACGGCCGGATGCCGGAGTCACGAGGCATCGGCTACCTCCTTCCGCAAGACGGAGCCCTGCGCTACGGCGCCGCCAACGACTGATCCTGAGTGACGTCAAAACTCGGGACTGGCACAGATCTTGGGGAGCCGTCGCGGAGCGTCACCGGGGCAACGGCATGAGTCGGGTCGGCCCGCGGGCGGTATGCCGGGGCGGCCAATTTTCCAGGCGCTCTCGCGAGCCGTGCTGGCATCGTATGAACCATGGCAGCGATAGACGACACATCCGAACCTGACAGCCCTGTCCGCAGCGCCTATCCACCCCTGCTGGAGGTAGCGTGGCTGTATCAGGCGGATCAGGTGAATCCGGAAGACCTGCCGATGACCGCTGCCCCGGCACTCGCAGTGGGAATGGACACGCCGGCCCTGTGCGAGCTCGCCGGCCTGCCGCGTCATGCGGACCCCCGGGACATCCGCGACACATTCGAGCAGGCTCTCGAAGAATTGGGGATCATCCTGCCCGATCACCACATGGCCCGGCGATACGCGCTGGGCAGGCTGGCCACGCGATTCACCGCCGGGGAGGTGGATGTTGCCGAGTTGGCATCGGACGAGTGGTCGGATATGGAGGTCGAGACCGCTGAGGAGCAGGCATTCGTGGTGCTCCTCCCGCCGTGCTCGTGCTGCATCGACTACACCCTGGGGCTCGACGAGGCGGCATGGAAAGCGCAACTGCAGATCGCGGCCTTTGCCTTGGTCTCGCAGCCCACGGTCGGGCCGCGCTTCTGACGCACGGGGTCAGAAGGCGTTCTGGCGCAACATCTGGGTCGCGATCGCGGTGGGTCACTGAAGCAGGATCATCTTGCGGAGGAGTTCGAATCCGGCTCGGCCATAGAGCTGCCGCTTGATCTTCTTGATGCGATTGACGGCGCCCTCGATGCTGCCGGAGCTCCAGTCGAGAGTGAGCCCGGCGGTCACGGCGTCGAGGTCTCGGAGCAGGTGGAGTGCGAAGCCTGTGAGGCCGGGCAGCTGGCTGGCGTCGACTGCGTTGATCCAGGTGGGGAGTGTGGAGCCGAGGCGGTCGGTGAGTATCTCGCCGAAGTCACGGACGTGTCCGGCCGCCTTGTCCAGTTCAGGGCAACGGGCAAGGACGTCCCTCAGGGTGGCACGGTCTTCGTCATTCAGGGCCCTTCGTCGGCGACGCACCCCCCGGCCTCCCGTGCCGACAACCTGGCTGTTGCCCAGCACAGTGACAGCCGCATCGCCCCGGTCAGCCACTCGATGAGCCAAAGGGGATGCGGTCCCATCACGTTGACCATCACCCACGCCGGGTCGTACGCCGCGCTGCGCGGATACTGCGGCAGCGTCAACCGCGCGGCCAGCACACCGGGTTCGACCACCGGCGACGCCCGCAGTGAGATCCGCCTACCGCCGTCGCCCGTCGCTTCCGGCTTCCGGGCGACGACCCGTGCGAAGCCCAGCGTCTGCCCCGCATCCGCCCGCAGCAGTGCGACGACCCCGACCGTACGCTCCGTGGGATCGGTCTCCAGCACCGCCTCTTCCCAGGCGAGCCAGTGCGCTGCGCCGTCCGGAAGGAGGTCCGCACGCTCGACGTCCACCTTCCCCGAGGACTCCCACAGACGCCACCACCACTGCGGGGTGTGGAAGCCGTTGCACTCCCAGTCCCACCAAGGCGCGAGGTGCTCGGGCGCGTGTCCGTCCAGCTCGCGTGTCACACCCGGCGTGACGACGCCGATCTGCCGGCCAGTCCGGACGAACCGCAGCAGGGACTGCAGGAACCAGTGGTCCGCGCCGAAGTGCTCGTCGGCGTCGACGCACACCACCGCGTCGAAGTACCCCTCGGCGAACTTCAGGTCGTGCGCGTCGACGTGCAACGGGACGACCGAGTCCTCGACGCCGGCCGCGCGGATCCGCTCCCAGTCCTGGGACGGGTCGATCCACAGGTCTGCGGCGGTGACGTGGACGCCGTACTCGCGGGCGAGGAATACGGGCGTCAGGGCGCGCCCGCAGCCGAGGTCGAGGACGCGCATGCCGGGACGGAGGTCCATCGCGGCAGTCAGCTCCTCGACGAGCCACAGGGCGTTGGGCCCCATCTGGTTCTCGAGCACCCAGTCGGCCGGGTAGGCCGGGGCGCACTGCTCACGGCAATACGGGTCTGAAACTTTGTGAGGTCAAACGAAGAGTCGCTCATGGCGAGAAAGGTTCCTTGTCGGGAGAGATCAAGGACCCGAAGAACTGAACGGACGAAGGGACGCGGCGTCAGCCCCGGGACCTAAAGGCGGGGGTGATGTCATCGAGGTGGCGGTGTGGGACACCGACCCGGTGGTCCCGGTGCTCTCGGTGCTCCCGATGGCGCGGGCGGCGGGTCCCGGGCGGCTGGGTCAGCATGGTCTGGAGATCGTGGTGACTGTCACTCACGGTTTTGAGCCGCGGCGGGAGGCGGTCGGTAAACGCATCACCGCCCGTATCCCACTCACCGGCGAGGCTCGCTGCAGGCTCGCCGAGAGACGGCCGTGATGCGCCAGTTCTATGGCTGGTGTGCGGTTTCGGGCCGCGTCGGTGGGGATGGCGGCTGTGCCAGGTTGACGGTGTAGTGCCAGAAGGGTCGTACAAGCAGTGCGCCGACGATGACGACGATCATGCAGAGCAGCGAACTGCCTGTCCACGCGACACCGAGACCGGTGGCGGAGGCCATGGCGCCGGCACGTAGGTCCCCGAGGCGCGGACCGCCGGCGACGACGACGGTGAAGACGCCTTGCAGTCGGCCACGCATGGCGTCTGGTGCGTAGGTCTGCAGAATCGTCTCGCGGTAGACCGCGCTGACGAGGTCCGCCGCTCCGGCAGTGGCCAGCAGGGCCGCGGCTGCGAGGAGGTGGTGGACGGTGCCCGCGAGGGCGATGGCCGCCGCCCAGGTGGTGACGGCGATCGCCAGCGCCCGGCCTTGGCGGCGCACTCGTCCGATCCATCCGCTGAACAGCCCCGCTGCGACCGACCCGATGGCGATGGCCGAGTACAGCAGTCCCACTCCTCCGCCGAAGCGAAGCTGTGCGGCTTCCGGGAACAGGGCGGTCGGCATGGCCATCGTCATCGCCGCGATGTCGACCGCGAAGGACATCCAGAGCACGGGGGCGGCGGCGATGAACCGCAGCCCCTCGAAGACCGAGCGCAGCCCGCCGGTGCGGGCCCCCGAGCCGGTCGGCAGGATCGGGGGCAGATTCATGGCCGAGTACAGCAGGACGGAGAACAGCACGGCGTCGGCGCCGTAGGCCCAGCAGTAGCCGCTCGGCAGCGAGATCAGGAGGCCCGCCACAAGGGGCCCGGCGACCTGCCCGACATTGCCGGCGGTGAAGTACAGCGTGTTCGCGGCGGGTACCAACGGAGTGGGAACGATGCGGGGGATGATCGCGCCCCGAGCGGCGGACGACACGGCGAAGGCGCCGGCCTGGAAAGCGACGAGGGCGAGGATGAGGGGCACCGAGCGCAGATCGGCGAGCGCCTGGAGCAGCAGGGCGAGTGTGATCGCCCAGGTGAGGCAGGCTGACGTCAGGTAGAGCGTACGGCGGTCGAACCGGTCGGCGATGGCGCCGCCGTACAGGCCGAAGACCACGAGCGGGGCGAGGCCGGCCAACCCCGTCAGTCCCACGGATAGCGACGACCGCGTCAGCGCGTACACCTGTACCGGGATGGTGACGCTGGTGACCATGGTCCCGATGTATGCCGCGCTCTGCCCGATCAGAAGGCGACGGAAGACAGGGTGCGCCAGCGGGCGGGTGTCGAGGGCGGTCGCGCGCAGCCGGGAGACCAGCCGGGCCTTCAGCGCCGGCGGGGCCGTGGGGGGAAGA includes:
- a CDS encoding transposase, producing MRRRRRALNDEDRATLRDVLARCPELDKAAGHVRDFGEILTDRLGSTLPTWINAVDASQLPGLTGFALHLLRDLDAVTAGLTLDWSSGSIEGAVNRIKKIKRQLYGRAGFELLRKMILLQ
- a CDS encoding SAM-dependent methyltransferase, with the protein product MLENQMGPNALWLVEELTAAMDLRPGMRVLDLGCGRALTPVFLAREYGVHVTAADLWIDPSQDWERIRAAGVEDSVVPLHVDAHDLKFAEGYFDAVVCVDADEHFGADHWFLQSLLRFVRTGRQIGVVTPGVTRELDGHAPEHLAPWWDWECNGFHTPQWWWRLWESSGKVDVERADLLPDGAAHWLAWEEAVLETDPTERTVGVVALLRADAGQTLGFARVVARKPEATGDGGRRISLRASPVVEPGVLAARLTLPQYPRSAAYDPAWVMVNVMGPHPLWLIEWLTGAMRLSLCWATARLSAREAGGCVADEGP
- a CDS encoding MFS transporter, with protein sequence MPTTSPTPRDLPPTAPPALKARLVSRLRATALDTRPLAHPVFRRLLIGQSAAYIGTMVTSVTIPVQVYALTRSSLSVGLTGLAGLAPLVVFGLYGGAIADRFDRRTLYLTSACLTWAITLALLLQALADLRSVPLILALVAFQAGAFAVSSAARGAIIPRIVPTPLVPAANTLYFTAGNVGQVAGPLVAGLLISLPSGYCWAYGADAVLFSVLLYSAMNLPPILPTGSGARTGGLRSVFEGLRFIAAAPVLWMSFAVDIAAMTMAMPTALFPEAAQLRFGGGVGLLYSAIAIGSVAAGLFSGWIGRVRRQGRALAIAVTTWAAAIALAGTVHHLLAAAALLATAGAADLVSAVYRETILQTYAPDAMRGRLQGVFTVVVAGGPRLGDLRAGAMASATGLGVAWTGSSLLCMIVVIVGALLVRPFWHYTVNLAQPPSPPTRPETAHQP